Proteins from a genomic interval of Plasmodium malariae genome assembly, contig: PmUG01_00_18, whole genome shotgun sequence:
- the PmUG01_00037500 gene encoding PIR protein — protein sequence MASGVVVENDNCVELFLRYKEDFDKAIEDFNGRTTELNPGSKCATVFRNVPNFTEACQEIGVYLMKIKKDYFSERIRRCKYLNYWINNDEKYKLSSWFDEYNKFSSELGHICEQKFEEIKPDILNNLKKLYSYYDAFHKYDGTNGISNGGYCNQIQDCYIFYIDHYDRCQKNKEDAFCEELSNFKKAYDNKMRNVSPCSGLPHILPPTQVDYIFVASLTTSIALLTLFTLFFLYKFTPLKSWLHSRLKRKTIIELEEETTNFLQNIQEEVNRIHGESFHNISYQPKGDI from the exons ATGGCATCTGGAGTTGTAGTAGAAAac gatAACTGTGTGGAATTATTTCTTAGATACAAAGAGGATTTTGATAAGGCTATTGAAGATTTTAATGGTAGAACTACTGAACTAAATCCTGGAAGTAAATGTGCTACAGTGTTTAGGAATGTTCCTAACTTTACAGAAGCTTGTCAAGAAATTGGAGtgtatttaatgaaaataaagaaggaTTATTTTTCTGAAAGAATAAGACGTTGTAAATACTTGAATTACTGGataaataatgatgaaaaatataagttatCTAGTTGGTttgatgaatataataaattttcttccGAACTTGGTCATATATGTGAGCAAAAATTCGAAGAAATTAAACctgatattttaaataatcttAAAAAACTATATAGTTATTATGATGCTTTTCACAAATATGATGGCACAAATGGTATATCTAATGGCGGTTACTGTAATCAAATTCAAGACTGTTACATCTTTTATATTGATCATTATGACAGAtgtcaaaaaaataaggaagaTGCCTTTTGTGAGGAGTTATCCAATTTCAAAAAAgcatatgataataaaatgcGCAATGTATCACCTTGTTCTGGTTTACCACATATTTTACCACCTACACAAGtagattatatatttgttgcCAGTTTAACAACATCTATAGCATTACTAACATTAttcactttattttttttatataag ttTACTCCACTGAAATCTTGGTTACATAGTcgtttaaaaagaaaaacaataattGAACTTGAAGAAGAAACAACAAATTTCTTACAAAACATACAAGAAGAAGTTAATAGAATTCATGGAGAaagttttcataatataagtTATCAGCCTAAAGgagatatataa
- the PmUG01_00037600 gene encoding Plasmodium exported protein, unknown function gives MFTFYTKSIIFFILIWTCKYLSENMQPYIYLTVHRKSCDKEYNQNNALSAGFRRLLCSETIVTEERNHNMLKKGTNDLLYKSDNSSVERLNLSEHDDEFRKIFTNLMQRDISNQEFIDLMRYTKLQKHYDSLQFGHNLKNKYNNLKHYNNVQKRKNIHTPLKKVEPKNNTGLFQNRSSNSYNNIKHQDIVKTALYFKKNSEVISLIKSKKKFIKILYIIIIIILFCVSIILNIYFRNACDPKTCPLKMPLGL, from the exons atgtttACCTTTTATACTaaatctattatttttttcattttaatatggACTTGCAAATATCTCTCTGAG AATATGCAACCTTATATTTATCTAACCGTACATCGTAAATCATGCGACAAAGAATACAATCAAAATAACGCACTCAGTGCAGGATTTAGAAGATTACTATGTAGTGAAACAATAGTAACAGAAGAACGAAATCATAAcatgttaaaaaaaggaacaaatgatttattatacaaaagtGATAATTCCTCTGTAGAAAGACTAAATTTATCGGAACATGATGATGAATttcgaaaaatatttactaatTTAATGCAGCGTGACATTTCTAATCAGGAATTTATTGATTTAATGAGATAtacaaaattacaaaaacatTATGATTCACTTCAATTTGGacacaatttaaaaaacaaatataataacttaaaacattataataatgttcaaaaacgtaaaaatatacatacacccTTAAAAAAGGTAGAACCAAAGAATAATACAGGTTTATTCCAAAATAGGTCGAGTAATagctataataatattaaacatCAAGATATAGTTAAAACagctttatattttaaaaaaaatagcgaagtaatttctttaattaaatccaaaaaaaaatttattaaaatattatatataataataattataattttattctgtGTTAGTATTATATTGAATATCTACTTTCGTAATGCATGTGATCCTAAAACATGTCCCCTAAAGATGCCATTAGGACTATAA
- the PmUG01_00037700 gene encoding fam-m protein, which produces MEQNTKLHIIIKIAVLLFLRWIFKFNRDSSKFSKSMHENCCISRRLYTRNYRSLAKYKKNKDSNNICLEEDIKSNKVNEQKDITYNKKKGKRTNKLPNKSLLDKSQYYTEVIDYNNGMFDGKHYHFEKKWIKKKDYDNFLEKKRRINDIALKKIKFRSYGFGTAIFFLFFLFGIGLPILRTFDLVEQSAFTPFKTCWEFIYKGLNLGAIEAGSSVPGVENFYLAVFLVLMIILAALIIAAIPKILRNNEKYKKHKYMSEGDE; this is translated from the exons ATGGaacaaaatacaaaattacatattattattaaaattgctgttttactttttttaaggTGGATATTCAAATTTAACCGTGATTCG AGTAAATTTAGTAAATCTATGCATGAGAATTGCTGTATTAGTAGACGATTATATACGAGAAATTATAGATCATTAgccaaatataaaaagaataaggattcaaataatatttgtttggaagaagatataaaaagtaataaagtgaatgaacaaaaagatataacttataataaaaaaaagggcaAAAGAACAAACAAATTACCAAATAAAAGCTTATTAGATAAATCGCAATACTATACAGAAGttatagattataataatggaatgttTGATGGAAAGCATtaccattttgaaaaaaaatggatcaaaaaaaaagattatgacaattttcttgaaaaaaaaaggagaattaatgatatagctttaaaaaaaataaaatttagaagtTACGGATTTGGAACTGCcatattctttctttttttcttatttggAATAGGGTTACCCATATTACGGACTTTTGACTTGGTTGAGCAATCAGCTTTTACACCATTTAAAACTTGTTgggaatttatatataaaggatTAAATCTAGGAGCAATTGAAGCAGGATCATCAGTACCAGGggtagaaaatttttatttagcaGTATTTTTAGTACTTATGATTATATTAGCTGCTTTAATTATAGCAGCGATTCCTAAGATTTTacgaaataatgaaaaatataaaaaacataagtaTATGTCTGAGGGAgatgaataa
- the PmUG01_00037800 gene encoding fam-l protein, with the protein MDKKFMLHLLINLSTISFLTRICSFKNDISNFNKSLGEKCSVNIKLDLRTYRLLAKCKKYKNSSILCLKEEISCNRVNEKKNLSNNEKWEKTKNRRSQKSSSKHKEDDQLARKIKSNKFETKKCSHLEKKIFKELDYFDFLKNNRTINDKVYEKLVLKKCRLRIFIPAILLLFFAITIILDYTCFYGLIWILFRAVTMCHGSGWYGRLHKFLESSDLNWLFKSKSKEAVLKMVQKSSTGPWEKVKGHIYVESFFGYLVYIVPLLILGVTLILGLLYYHKKVIKYQKIKFTKR; encoded by the exons atggataaaaaatttatgttacacttattaattaatttatccACTATTAGTTTTTTAACAAGGATATGCAGTTTCAAAAACGACATA agtaattttaataaatcattaGGAGAAAAGTGCagtgtaaatataaaattagatTTAAGAACTTATCGATTACTAGCAAAATGTAAGAAGTATAAGAATTCAAgtattttatgtttaaaagaagaaatatcATGTAATAGAgtaaacgaaaaaaaaaacttatctaataatgaaaaatgggagaaaacaaaaaatagacGTTCCCAAAAAAGTTCATCAAAGCATAAAGAAGACGATCAACTGGCTAGGAAAATTAAATCTAATaaatttgaaacaaaaaaatgttctcatcttgaaaaaaaaatattcaaagaactggattattttgattttcttaaaaataacagaACAATTAATGACAAGGTTTACGAAAAATTAgtacttaaaaaatgtagattACGAATTTTTATACCTGCAATATTGCTATTGTTTTTTGCAATAACGATTATATTAGATTATACTTGCTTTTATGGGCTTATATGGATACTGTTTAGAGCAGTGACGATGTGTCATGGATCTGGGTGGTACGGTcgtttacataaatttttggAATCATCCGATTTAAATTGGTTGTTCAAGTCTAAAAGTAAAGAAGCTGTGTTAAAGATGGTACAGAAATCAAGTACGGGACCATgggaaaaagtaaaaggaCACATTTATGTAGAGAGTTTCTTCGGTTATCTAGTATATATTGTaccattattaattttaggTGTCACACTTATATTAGGGCTtctttattatcataaaaaagttataaaatatcaaaaaattaagttcacGAAAAGGTAA